The genomic interval ACGGAGGTTATCTAATGAATACGACCTTAATCCGCAATGGCCGCATCATCACCGCCACCGACGACTACGTGGCCGACGTGCTGATGCAGGACGGTGTGATCCACACCATTGGCCGCAACATCCAGGTGGGCGAAGACTTGGCCATCGTCGATGCCACCGGCCTGTACGTGCTGCCCGGCGGCGTGGACACCCATGTGCACCTGGAAAACGTGATCGGCCCCACGATCACCTGCGACACTTTTGCCAGCGGCACCAAGGCCGCAGCCTTTGGCGGCACCACCACCATCGTCGACTTTGCGCTGCAAACGGCCACCGATTCGCCCCTGGGGGCCATTGCCCGCGCCCAGCGCAGCGCGGAATCGCAGGTAGCGGTGGACTTCAGCTTCCACGTCATCATCACCCGCGTGGACGAGCAGGTGCTGCAGGACGTGCGCTACGCCATGCGCCACGAGGGCGTGACCAGCTTCAAGATGTTCATGGCCTACCCCGGTGTGATGATGGCCGACGATGCCGCCATCTTCCGCATGCTGCGCCAGGTGGGTGCCGACGGCGGCATGGTGGCCCTGCACGCCGAAAACGGCACGGTGATCGACCTGCTGATCAAGGAAGCGCTGGAGGCCGGCCACACCTCGCCGCGCTACCACGCCCTGACCCGCCCGGCCATCCTGGAGGGCGAAGCCACCCACCGCGGCATACGCCTGGCCGAGCTGGCCAACGCGCCCATCTACTTTGTGCACGTCTCCAGCAACCAGGCGCTCAAGCACATCGTTGCCGCCCGGGCCGAGGGCATTCCGGTGTTTGCCGAAACCTGCCCGCACTACCTGCTGTTTGACGACGCGGTCTACAACACCGACGACGTGGAAATCGCGAAATACGTGATGACCCCGCCGCTGCGCACCCCCGATGACCAAAAACACCTGTGGCGCGCCCTGCGCTACGACGACTTGCAGGTGATTGCCACCGACCACTGCCCGTTTTGCATGAAAGAAGGCCATCTAGGCTACCGCATGCAGAAAATGCGCGGCAAGGACGACTTCTCGCTCATCCCCAACGGCGCGCCGGGCATAGAGACGCGCCTGGTCAGCCTGTTCGACATCGGCGTGATGCAGGGCAAGCTGTCGCTGAACCGGTTTGTGGAGCTGACCTCCACCACCCCGGCCAAGCTGTTCGGCCTGTTCCCTAAAAAGGGCACCATCGCCGTGGGCAGCGATGCCGACGTGGTGCTGTTCGACCCCGCCGCCAGCCAGACCATTTACGCCAA from Comamonadaceae bacterium OS-1 carries:
- a CDS encoding D-hydantoinase, with product MNTTLIRNGRIITATDDYVADVLMQDGVIHTIGRNIQVGEDLAIVDATGLYVLPGGVDTHVHLENVIGPTITCDTFASGTKAAAFGGTTTIVDFALQTATDSPLGAIARAQRSAESQVAVDFSFHVIITRVDEQVLQDVRYAMRHEGVTSFKMFMAYPGVMMADDAAIFRMLRQVGADGGMVALHAENGTVIDLLIKEALEAGHTSPRYHALTRPAILEGEATHRGIRLAELANAPIYFVHVSSNQALKHIVAARAEGIPVFAETCPHYLLFDDAVYNTDDVEIAKYVMTPPLRTPDDQKHLWRALRYDDLQVIATDHCPFCMKEGHLGYRMQKMRGKDDFSLIPNGAPGIETRLVSLFDIGVMQGKLSLNRFVELTSTTPAKLFGLFPKKGTIAVGSDADVVLFDPAASQTIYAKDLHGNCDYTLLEGRTLRGQVKKVFLRGTLIVDGPQWLGREGMGRFVPRGEVRAF